In Lepisosteus oculatus isolate fLepOcu1 chromosome 15, fLepOcu1.hap2, whole genome shotgun sequence, one genomic interval encodes:
- the nr0b1 gene encoding nuclear receptor subfamily 0 group B member 1, translating into MACFNGCHCLADRRQNSILYSILKNDKQTELHARVHQGIAQQACSCGSKKKVTLRCQQITCKAASAVLVKTLKFIKNVPCFRELPGDDQLLLVRHCWAPLLVLGMAQDRIDFETTETPEPSILERILTNGQGIQEDPHQQNDLLSISETQGIKAFLGKCWGLDISTKEYAYLKGAALFNPDLPGLHCQHYIHGLQREAQQALNEYVKMVHREDPARFAKLFITLSMLRNINANVITELFFRPLIGTVNMEDLLLEMFYGK; encoded by the exons ATGGCTTGCTTCAACGGCTGTCACTGCCTCGCTGACAGGAGGCAAAACAGTATCCTctacagcattttaaaaaacgACAAACAGACGGAGCTCCACGCCCGCGTACACCAAGGCATCGCCCAGCAGGCTTGCTCTTGTGGATCCAAGAAAAAAGTAACGCTGAGGTGTCAGCAGATCACTTGCAAGGCAGCTTCCGCGGTCTTGGTGAAGACGCTTAAGTTTATCAAGAACGTGCCTTGCTTTCGTGAACTGCCGGGGGATGATCAGCTCCTGCTGGTGAGGCACTGCTGGGCACCGCTGTTAGTGCTTGGCATGGCACAGGACCGAATTGATTTTGAGACCACCGAGACGCCCGAGCCCAGCATCTTAGAAAGGATCTTAACTAACGGCCAGGGAATTCAAGAGGATCCCCATCAGCAAAATGACCTGCTTTCCATCTCTGAAACCCAAGGCATTAAAGCGTTCCTGGGCAAGTGTTGGGGGCTGGACATAAGTACCAAGGAGTACGCATACCTGAAAGGAGCGGCTCTGTTTAATCCAG atcTGCCAGGGCTTCACTGTCAACACTATATCCATGGTCTACAAAGAGAAGCACAACAAGCACTTAATGAATATGTCAAAATGGTTCATAGGGAAGATCCTGCTCGTTTTGCCAAACTGTTCATTACACTTTCTATGCTCAGAAACATCAATGCGAATGTCATCACTGAACTGTTCTTCAGACCCCTCATTGGTACTGTAAACATGGAAGATCTTCTGTTGGAGATGTTTTATGGCAAATAA